The following proteins are encoded in a genomic region of Sorangiineae bacterium MSr12523:
- a CDS encoding SDR family NAD(P)-dependent oxidoreductase, which produces MGQETPSQSKLREALVRSLREVERLRDRLAASQAASNEPLAIIGMGLRVPGGVVDLESFWNLLASGGDAIGLVPQDRWNADDVYDPDPDAKDKSYVREAAFLDRIDLFDAAFFGISPREAKNVDPRHRLLLEASWHALEDAGVVPGALKDSQTGVFVGIGPGDYDFVRGPSDEAEAYVLTGRQPSFAAGRLAFTLGLQGPALSVDTACSSSLVALHLACQALRRGECQLALAGGVQIMAAPEGFVMLSRTRALAPDGRSKTFSESADGYGRGEGVIVLALERLEDARTNGRRILAVLRGTAVNHDGASSGITAPNGTSQQKVLRAALEDARLRPADVDVVECHGTGTALGDPIEVQALAAVYGEGREEGRPLLLGAVKTNIGHLESAAGLAGVAKVIACLRYGALPPTLHTNPRNRHIDWDTLPVRVVDSVVPWGTGDRLRRAGVSAFGLSGTNAHVIVEEAPPAPPIASPPDETTTLILSAKTEAALRAQGEQLGAYLEAHPEAGLLDVAYSLATTRSHFEWRAAFVARDREQVREALANLAPHHVIGSKKLAVLFTGQGSQWAGMGRAAYDAFPVFRDALDAVCAQLDPHLDRPLREVLFADEGRIHETGFTQPALFALEVALFRLLEAWGLRPDVLLGHSIGEIVAAHVAGAFSLEDACTLVAARARLLQALPAGGAMMAIQASEDEVRSRLRGRVDVAGINAPNSTVIAGEEESVLALAEQFQALGRKTTRLRVSHAFHSSLVEPMLDDFRRVAEKLVYQAPRIPIVSNATGTRAEARDIASAEYWVRHVRQAVRFLDGVRTLHAEGATTYLEIGPHGVLAPLAQACLEGTDALTFLHTMQKDRGVDAIVSALGAVHARGHHVDWEAFFAPLRPSRRTLPTYPFQRERYWVEAGQRQGSSLGTAAGRYALAGRRFDLPDGSVLHTVDIGPSVQPYLQDHLVYGRIVVPGAFYVAILLAVAESHWPDQPLELRQVEFLRPISFERASECVTLHLQLARGAGNSGFSVRLCTRQGDAWTTHLTATLDVASLPPSAQRSPLRPPAEEPASLDYLDVLRALQIEWGPQWRWLRQASRVRERVALGRLDAPQGVGGDDAPIPGGLIDNVFGLEIWSAGHATTSEVPRLPFGIERVVWYGRHVVPTWAEHALRTDAAADADVTHADMTFWDSEGAPVAHIEGFSTRRAPAAQFFAGQASSNLYTVAWREIATPAGPANATWAVVGEDAVGLGAALEARTYVDVNELGRAVAQGIPLPDVVAVAFAPEKPDAPDVPERAHGATQRLLAVLQAWLANEAFAPCRLVVLTRGAVAAQAEDTVDVVHAPLWGLARSAQLEHPARPMTLLDVDALDIDAIRAAVALAEPQLALRQGTLRVPRLVRAKASPALGALDPNGTVLVTGATGGLGAELARHLVSRHGVRHLLLLSRRGPEAPRAGDLVAELQAAGARVTLRACDVSRADELAQSLEHVATEHPLTAVVHAAGVLDDGLLASLTRESLDAVLAPKVDAAWHLHRLTMNLGLSAFVLFSSFAGVLGGPGQANYAAANAALDGLAVQRNALGLPGCALAWGPWDGTGMAARLPEADRARLRRQGLIPFSAEEALALFDAALGRPEALLVPVCLDSAALGARGDSLPPMLRDLARAPARRIDAPARQGEELARRLRALEPSERLRSLLDVVRQHVGAVLDADPHALEALRPLQELGLDSLMAVELRNRLASATGLRLPATLLFDHPSPAALAGLLLEQMLPDAPKANGASVLAMGAELDRVESALTELHANEAMREALTHRLRALLSRWAGGPGADATFSEKVDAAGVDELLHILDQKFGDNAHVSS; this is translated from the coding sequence ATGGGACAGGAAACCCCGTCGCAATCGAAGCTCCGCGAAGCTCTGGTTCGGTCTCTTCGTGAGGTGGAACGCCTGCGCGACCGCCTGGCCGCGAGCCAAGCCGCATCGAACGAGCCGCTCGCCATCATCGGGATGGGTCTGCGCGTGCCGGGTGGGGTCGTCGACCTCGAGAGCTTTTGGAATCTCCTCGCCAGCGGCGGCGATGCCATCGGCCTCGTGCCCCAAGACCGATGGAACGCGGACGACGTGTACGATCCGGATCCCGACGCGAAGGACAAGTCGTACGTGCGGGAGGCGGCCTTTCTGGATCGCATCGATCTGTTCGACGCGGCGTTCTTCGGCATCAGCCCGCGCGAGGCGAAGAACGTCGACCCGCGGCATCGTCTGCTGCTCGAAGCGAGTTGGCACGCCCTCGAGGATGCCGGCGTGGTTCCGGGCGCTCTCAAGGATTCGCAGACGGGTGTGTTCGTGGGCATCGGGCCCGGGGACTACGACTTCGTGCGCGGGCCAAGCGACGAGGCCGAGGCCTACGTGCTCACCGGGCGGCAGCCGTCGTTTGCGGCCGGGCGCCTGGCCTTCACGTTGGGACTGCAGGGGCCCGCGCTTTCCGTGGATACCGCGTGCAGTTCATCGCTCGTGGCGTTGCACCTCGCATGTCAGGCGTTGCGCCGCGGGGAGTGCCAGCTCGCATTGGCGGGCGGGGTCCAGATCATGGCGGCGCCCGAGGGGTTCGTGATGCTGTCGCGAACGCGGGCGCTGGCGCCCGATGGCCGTTCGAAGACGTTCTCGGAGAGCGCGGATGGATATGGGCGCGGGGAGGGCGTCATCGTGCTCGCACTCGAGCGGCTCGAGGATGCTCGCACGAATGGGCGAAGGATCCTCGCCGTCCTTCGAGGCACGGCGGTCAATCACGATGGGGCGAGCAGCGGCATTACGGCGCCCAATGGCACTTCGCAGCAGAAGGTGCTGCGGGCGGCCCTCGAGGATGCGCGTCTGCGCCCGGCGGATGTGGACGTCGTCGAGTGCCATGGCACGGGCACCGCGCTCGGCGATCCCATCGAGGTGCAGGCGCTGGCCGCCGTCTATGGCGAAGGACGTGAAGAGGGACGGCCTCTCCTCTTGGGCGCCGTGAAGACGAACATCGGGCATCTCGAATCGGCCGCAGGGTTGGCGGGTGTGGCCAAGGTCATTGCCTGCTTGCGCTACGGAGCGCTGCCGCCAACGTTGCACACGAACCCGCGCAATCGGCATATCGATTGGGACACGTTGCCCGTGCGGGTCGTGGATTCGGTGGTGCCTTGGGGCACCGGGGACAGGCTGCGGCGTGCGGGGGTCTCGGCGTTCGGACTCAGTGGGACCAATGCGCATGTCATTGTCGAGGAGGCGCCGCCTGCCCCGCCCATCGCGAGCCCTCCCGACGAGACCACCACGCTGATCTTGTCGGCGAAGACGGAGGCCGCACTTCGGGCGCAGGGGGAGCAATTGGGGGCGTACCTCGAGGCGCATCCCGAGGCCGGGCTGCTCGATGTGGCGTATTCGCTCGCCACGACGCGGTCGCATTTCGAGTGGCGGGCCGCGTTCGTGGCGAGGGACCGCGAGCAGGTGCGTGAAGCCTTGGCAAACTTGGCGCCGCATCATGTGATCGGCTCGAAGAAGCTGGCCGTGCTCTTCACGGGGCAAGGCAGCCAATGGGCCGGAATGGGGCGGGCCGCGTACGATGCGTTTCCCGTCTTTCGAGACGCGCTCGATGCCGTCTGTGCGCAGCTCGACCCCCATCTGGATCGGCCTCTGCGCGAGGTCCTCTTCGCCGACGAAGGGCGCATTCACGAGACCGGGTTCACGCAGCCGGCGCTCTTCGCGCTCGAGGTCGCGCTTTTTCGGCTGCTCGAGGCGTGGGGGCTTCGACCCGATGTTCTGCTCGGGCACTCCATCGGAGAAATCGTGGCGGCCCACGTGGCGGGCGCCTTCTCGCTGGAGGATGCGTGCACCCTGGTGGCCGCGCGCGCTCGGCTTCTGCAGGCGTTGCCGGCGGGCGGGGCCATGATGGCCATCCAAGCCTCCGAAGACGAGGTGCGGTCTCGCCTTCGCGGGCGCGTCGATGTGGCAGGCATCAATGCGCCCAACTCCACGGTCATCGCCGGGGAGGAAGAATCGGTCCTGGCCCTGGCCGAGCAGTTCCAGGCCCTCGGGCGCAAGACGACGCGGCTCCGTGTCAGCCACGCGTTTCACTCCTCGCTGGTCGAGCCCATGCTGGACGACTTCCGGCGGGTCGCGGAAAAACTCGTCTACCAGGCGCCCCGCATCCCCATCGTGTCCAACGCAACGGGTACGCGCGCGGAGGCGCGCGACATCGCGTCTGCCGAGTACTGGGTGCGTCACGTGCGGCAGGCCGTCCGCTTTCTCGACGGCGTCCGCACGTTGCACGCCGAGGGCGCGACCACGTATCTCGAGATCGGGCCGCACGGCGTGCTGGCACCGCTCGCGCAGGCGTGCCTCGAAGGAACCGACGCGCTCACCTTCCTGCATACGATGCAGAAGGATCGCGGCGTCGATGCGATCGTCTCGGCGCTCGGGGCGGTGCATGCGCGCGGGCACCATGTCGACTGGGAGGCGTTCTTCGCGCCCCTGCGGCCTTCGCGCCGAACGCTCCCCACGTATCCGTTCCAGCGCGAGCGCTATTGGGTCGAAGCAGGCCAACGCCAAGGCTCGTCCCTGGGCACGGCGGCGGGACGCTATGCGCTCGCCGGGCGGCGGTTCGATCTGCCGGACGGCTCCGTTTTGCACACCGTCGATATTGGACCGTCGGTCCAACCCTATTTGCAGGACCACCTCGTCTACGGGCGCATCGTGGTGCCGGGTGCCTTCTACGTCGCCATTCTTCTCGCGGTGGCCGAGTCGCATTGGCCGGACCAGCCTCTCGAGCTGCGCCAGGTCGAATTTCTGCGGCCCATCTCGTTCGAGCGGGCCTCGGAGTGCGTCACGCTGCATCTGCAGCTCGCGCGTGGGGCGGGCAACTCGGGGTTCTCCGTTCGCCTTTGCACGAGGCAGGGCGACGCGTGGACCACGCACCTGACCGCGACCCTCGATGTGGCATCCCTTCCGCCGTCCGCGCAGCGTTCGCCCCTTCGCCCGCCGGCGGAGGAACCGGCGTCGCTCGATTACCTGGACGTGCTGCGTGCGCTCCAGATCGAGTGGGGTCCGCAATGGCGCTGGCTCCGGCAGGCTTCGCGCGTTCGCGAGCGCGTGGCGCTGGGGCGGCTCGATGCGCCGCAGGGTGTCGGTGGCGACGATGCTCCGATTCCGGGTGGGCTCATCGACAATGTGTTTGGTCTCGAGATTTGGAGCGCCGGACACGCCACGACGAGCGAGGTGCCGCGGTTGCCGTTCGGCATCGAGCGGGTCGTCTGGTATGGACGGCACGTCGTTCCCACCTGGGCCGAGCATGCACTGCGCACCGACGCCGCGGCCGATGCCGACGTCACGCATGCCGATATGACCTTTTGGGATTCCGAGGGTGCCCCGGTCGCGCACATCGAAGGGTTCTCCACCCGGCGCGCGCCCGCCGCGCAGTTTTTTGCCGGCCAGGCCTCTTCGAATCTGTACACGGTGGCATGGCGAGAGATCGCGACGCCGGCGGGTCCAGCCAACGCCACATGGGCCGTCGTCGGGGAAGATGCCGTCGGCTTGGGCGCCGCGTTGGAGGCACGCACGTATGTCGACGTGAACGAGCTCGGTCGCGCCGTTGCGCAAGGGATACCCTTGCCCGATGTGGTGGCGGTCGCGTTCGCCCCCGAGAAACCGGATGCGCCGGACGTGCCCGAGCGAGCGCACGGTGCCACGCAGCGGCTTCTCGCCGTTTTGCAGGCGTGGCTCGCGAACGAAGCTTTCGCGCCGTGCCGGCTGGTGGTCCTCACGCGTGGGGCGGTCGCGGCGCAGGCGGAGGACACGGTCGACGTCGTGCACGCTCCGCTTTGGGGGCTCGCGCGCTCGGCGCAGCTCGAGCACCCTGCCCGGCCGATGACGCTTCTCGACGTCGACGCGCTCGACATCGATGCGATCCGCGCCGCCGTCGCCCTCGCCGAACCGCAGTTGGCCTTGCGGCAAGGAACACTGCGCGTGCCGCGCCTCGTGCGGGCCAAGGCATCGCCGGCGTTGGGGGCACTCGATCCGAATGGGACGGTCCTCGTCACGGGGGCCACGGGCGGGCTCGGCGCGGAGCTTGCGCGGCACCTCGTAAGCCGCCATGGCGTGCGCCATTTGCTCCTGCTTTCGCGTCGTGGCCCCGAGGCACCACGCGCAGGGGACCTGGTCGCCGAACTGCAAGCCGCGGGGGCTCGGGTCACCCTTCGGGCCTGCGATGTGAGTCGTGCCGACGAGCTCGCGCAATCGCTGGAGCACGTTGCAACGGAGCATCCACTGACCGCCGTCGTGCACGCGGCGGGCGTGCTCGATGATGGGCTCCTCGCGTCGCTCACGCGCGAGAGCCTCGATGCGGTGCTCGCGCCCAAGGTCGATGCGGCGTGGCATCTGCATCGGCTCACGATGAACCTCGGGCTGAGCGCGTTCGTGCTCTTCTCGTCGTTTGCCGGGGTGCTCGGCGGGCCGGGGCAGGCCAACTATGCCGCGGCCAATGCAGCACTCGATGGACTGGCGGTCCAACGAAATGCGCTGGGCCTGCCGGGATGTGCCCTGGCGTGGGGACCTTGGGATGGCACCGGCATGGCCGCACGCCTTCCCGAGGCAGATCGGGCGCGCCTGCGCCGTCAAGGGTTGATCCCGTTCTCCGCGGAGGAAGCTCTCGCGCTTTTCGATGCGGCGCTGGGCCGCCCCGAGGCGTTGCTCGTCCCGGTGTGCCTCGATTCCGCGGCCCTGGGCGCGCGCGGGGATTCGCTGCCGCCGATGCTGCGAGACCTGGCGCGTGCACCGGCCCGGCGCATCGATGCGCCCGCGCGGCAAGGCGAAGAGCTCGCGCGACGGCTGCGGGCGCTGGAGCCGTCCGAGCGGCTTCGGAGCTTGCTCGATGTGGTTCGGCAGCACGTGGGCGCCGTTCTCGATGCGGATCCGCACGCGCTCGAGGCATTGCGGCCTTTGCAGGAACTGGGGCTCGATTCGCTCATGGCCGTCGAGCTTCGAAACCGACTTGCATCTGCAACTGGACTACGTCTTCCGGCAACGCTGCTGTTCGACCATCCGAGCCCGGCGGCACTCGCGGGGCTGCTGCTCGAGCAAATGCTGCCCGATGCACCGAAGGCGAACGGCGCATCGGTGCTCGCGATGGGCGCGGAGCTCGATCGGGTGGAAAGCGCGCTGACGGAGCTCCATGCCAACGAGGCCATGCGCGAGGCGCTCACCCATCGTCTGCGGGCGCTTCTGAGCCGGTGGGCGGGCGGTCCGGGTGCCGATGCCACGTTCAGCGAAAAGGTCGATGCCGCCGGGGTCGACGAGTTGCTTCACATCCTCGATCAGAAGTTCGGAGACAATGCCCATGTCAGCTCGTGA